TGGTTTGGTAATCCGTGTTACCGCGTGTATGCCAAACACACTTCGAAATCTCTGCCCACAGAAACTGAAGAAACTTCCCAGTAGCGCGTTTTTTCCCCACAGCGGTATAGCGGACGCAACGTGGACGGCATGAGCGATGACGAAGACGGCTTGTAGAGGGCCTTTTTGTCCAACTCACCTTATTGGCGGCACATGCCAACTTTGATGCATAGATGCGGCTGAGGgccattgttgctgctgcttgtgctGCTGGTGATTGCTGCAAGAAATGTGTCGAAAAAACAACTGTATCAGTCTCTAGCAACTCCTACAAACTTTCTACGGTCGGTTTGGGTTGCGGCAGAGCGTAGACGATGGCGTGTGGAAGTCTGAGTCTACTACAACCGGTAACCGGTAAATCTCGCACAATCGCAGCGATGCTTACTACTCACTTGTCTCTTCGCTGCCAACTAGCGCACCGCGATTGCTGAGACGTTTTTCGACGACTTCCCAAGGAGCAATTCTACCCCGCAACTACCAGTTTCACTGCCTTTCACACCAGCTCACTCCACAAACTGAGCGGCTCTTGGTTTCATATAATACCTATCCCTTTCGTCCATTGTACTGATTATTGTGCCTTCTCGTTCTTCTCGGACTTGGGGTTCCGCTATTGTGAACACATGCGCAGTTGTCAAAGGCTGCGTCGAATTCCCAGTCAGACAGCGCGTTGTTAATTTACccattcgagcagtttgcttcgtCAGGCTGTATCTCTCGCTCGTGTGTTGTGGAGGCACTGTGTTAGCGTCCCACAATGcatcaaataaaacagtttatgCAATTCATGCTATTCAACATTTTCTCTAGCCGTGTAGTATGCGCagtgaaaaatttccccttatTTACCGTTTAATTAAGCAGTAAACAAAGTGAAAATCGACATACCTCATAGACCCAATAAAAACATGTCAAAAGTGCTTGAAAGGGAAAAATTAAGTACTGCTTTTCCATTAATTTACCCTTCAATTAGCCGGTAAATTAGGAGTAATTTTAGGGtaattttgtgaaaattaTCTCATTTGGAGATAAATTAAGGTGCCATTCCCTTTTTGTTCTTgacaaaaaatttaaatttattttaatcttttcTAACATCTTTGGATTTATTTCAAAGAATAATCAAACtgcaaaacattttcacgCTACTTGCATGAATTTGGTGATTTAGGGGTAATTTAACGAAATTTGTCTCACTGGGTATTTTCGGATTTCTGTTAGTTGCTCCCAACTACAGAAACGTCAGAACAAACCATACGTCACTACGAATTTGATACACTGTAAATTATATTTGCAAAATtcgttatttcgtttttacgaaatatttgtttatttgtttattgatttatttatttctcaaaGGTGATTTCATAACGATATCATTATAAAACTAATTTCACAGCAACTGGTAAGTTCTCACGAATATTGCTAACAcaattaataatttgtttattcaGCTTTCCCCTTTGCCACGGAGACTGAGTTAACCATGTTTGCTGAGCATGCGTACTACACTTGCCGGCCAATTTTACCGCACAATTTTGAtgtttaaaaacatcatacaaaCATTGCCACCTTTCCCCAGCAAAGCGGCACATTGCAAAAAGGGGGtgtgaagaaaatatttacaaatatatgTTACGACTAACATAAGTTCCGCCAGTCGGCCGCGGGGGTAATAGCGAgcgtatgagtgtgtgtgtgtgagagcgtAGATTACAGAAGGGGTTCGGTCGAAACGCATTCAAATTCACCCGCTTTGGCGGCAGTTAGTCAATAACGCACTTCTGGCCTGGTTGTGTGGGGTCGTTCGCTGCCAAGTAGCTCACcaaaaccaaatcatcatttatcaCCAAAACCGGTCACCAGTTCACGATCAGCAAGatcaggtttttttgttgggcgtATGCAAAAATGTCGTGCCTTTAAAAGAGATAGCGACGCATTGTAAAGGTTATTCCAACGCGATTCAATTGTGTTCGTTAACTTTACATTTCGATGTGCCTTCCAAAACTTGACCGAAGTTTTTGTGCCTAATTCCAGATGCGATAAGTGGCGATTGTTCGTCTAAATGAGGCATGGAATCGACTAGAACGTATGGAGAAATGTCGTGCAGGGGTCGTTTCGGCGTGGTACTGGTGTGCATTCATCTGCTGTTTGCCCCACAGGCAGTGCACGCGACGGAAAACATTCGTCCGAACATAGTTTTCATTTTAGCTGATGATTTGGGCTGGAACGATGTTGGGTTTCATGGCTCTGCACAGATCCCAACGCCCAATTTGGACGCATTGGCCTACTCGGGCATCATCCTCAATCGCTACTACGTGAATCCAATCTGCACGCCATCGCGTTCCGCGCTTATGACGGGCAAGTATCCCATACACACCGGAATGCAGCATACGGTGCTTTACGGAATGGAACCACGAGGACTTCCGCTATCCGAGAAGCTGTTACCCCAGTACCTGAAGGATCTTGGGTGAGCGATGCGGTGCGCCCAAGGTGGAACTTTAAGCAATATCTTCCAATTTGATCCCCAGATACTCCAACCATATAGTTGGCAAGTGGCATCTGGGACACTATCAGTTGCGCTACACACCGTTGCAGCGAGGATTCGACAGTCACACTGGATTTTGGACCGGACATCATCACATGAACGATCACACGGCAGTGGAGCACGGACAGTGGGGTCTCGATATGCGCCGTGATTACGATGTGGCCTACGATCTGCACGGGCAGTACACGACGCACGTTATCGGCACGGAATCGATCAATATAGTGCAGGGACACAACAAGAGTGAGCCACTCTTCCTGTACGTAGCGCATGCGGCCGTTCATTCGGCAAATCCGTACGATTTTCTACCAGCACCGGACGAAACGATTGCAGAGTTGGGACACATTGAAAACTATCGTCGGCGTAAGTATGCCGCCATGATGGTGGAATTGGACCGAACCGTTGGCAGTCTCGTGGACGCACTGCAAGCGCGTGATATGCTGAAGAATACGATCATTGTGTTTAGCAGCGATAATGGTGGCCCGGCGGATGGATTCAACGATAATGCCGCTTCAAATTGGCCGTTACGCGGTGTGAAGAATACGCTCTGGGAAGGTGGAGTACGTGGTGCAGGGTTTATTTGGAGCCCACTGTTACGAAATGTGAGTCGAGTATCGCACCAGATGGTGCAAGTGTGCGATTGGCTTCCGACACTGTACGAAGCAGCAGGTGGCAATGTCAGGTGAGTGACTTAATGTTTGCAGGATTTTGAAGTGTAGGTGTGACTTCTTGTATTGGTTATCACCTATATGCAGCACATTACCAACCGACTTGGATGGGATCAGTGTGTGGCATGAGCTGGATACCGGTGCGCCAACAAGGCGTATTGAGATACTGCATAACATCGACGACGTTTGGGGCACCGCGGCCCTCACAGTAGGCAACTGGAAGCTTGTCAAAGGTTCACACTACAACCGCACCTGGGACGGTTGGTACGGTCCGGCAGGAATTCGCGACGAAAAGTCTTACTCGTGGGACACGGTCGCGAACAGTTCGGCGGGTCGTGTAATGGTGGAGTTAAACTTGCTTCCTACCCGCGATCGCACCACACAGCTGCGCCGCGAAGGTACGGTTTCGTGTGGTGCCGGTGCTCACATGGCAAACGAGTGTAACCCGTTGGAAAGTGCTTGCCTGTTCGATGTGGAAAGTGATCCGTGCGAGTACAATAATCTGGCCGACGAACAGCTGCACACACTGCAAAGCTTACTCGCAAGGCTGGCCGATTACAACAGTACCGCTGTGCCGCCGTCCAACATGGAGGATGATCCACGTGGTGCACCACAGCATTGGAACTACACGTGGCATAACTTTGGTgacgaaccggaaccggaagtgATAGTGCACGAGAACGAAGAAATGTAAACCATACACACGGGTAATAATTTCGGTCGCAAAACCTTTCTTCTCAAACAAATAGCTCTATTTAAAGCGAGCGAAAAGTCAATATTGCCTAATATTTTAACCAGCTAACTACGGAATGAAGAATTAATCTTCCAATGATGCCAATGCCACATAGTTAATACTGAAtagctttttatttttcgtttaaacaCAAAAAGCATGAATAAATTCTAAGCAAATTACTCAGTAAATTAGTTCTAGAAACGttcgtttaaaataaatactacTGCACAATTTGTGGTAAGCTCGGCTTTTACACAACTAAACAGCACCTGCTTCAAGTTCTagatttattgaaaatgtcCCTGTCTATAGTAAATTTGCTGCAGCATCACCACCGCTACGTTTGCATTGGTAGACAAGCGTTAGTTTGagttttgtgtattgttttctttgcgtttattGGTTCTATTGGTAGGACAATATTGTCTAACAGTGAACGGCCGAACATCGAGAACGGATGAACGGGAGAACTTTACTTGTATTTgcatgcgttttgttttaaactgtATACCTTTTTTATACCACTTGTACTTTAGCTGAACAGGCCAACAGGCAGTTCATGGACAGTTCCTGATATCTTTGCTTCAGTTTTATAGTGCTTTGCCGCAAAACGTGTTCATTAATATGacgtaaaatgtaaaacaaccAGGAAGCGAATTACGTTAAGGGCCTTACAGTATCTCCAAATCACAGTGTCTTATTTCGGGGAATTTCTTCTGCAATATAGAAAAGCATTAGAAAATAATGTGAATAAACCGATAATGGTGGCCATGTCCACACTTACCCGTAGTTTCATTTCGATCCTATCGATTTCACCGCCCATCAGATCGACAATGTTTTCGCCATGTTTCAGCAGAAACGCTTCCAGCTCGTCGATCGTTTGGAACGTACGCACCTCCTCCAGTAATAGGTTTAAATCCTGCTTATCCAGATATACGCGTGTCAGCTCACGGCCATCGAAATCCATTTCAGCCTATAGATCAGCGTCAATGATGAAATATTACTTAACAGATACAGATGAACGATCGTTTCTCGTCTCTTTAATCGCTTACCTTATATCTAACCAATGAGTTCCCCATATCTATACCCTTGACGTCATGGATTGCCCGGATCATAATGTCACTCTCCAGTTCGGCGTTAATTTTGTCGAGATTCTCTTGGCGAATCGAACGTCCGACTAGTGCTGCAACGTTCGTGTAGATAATGAAGGAGGCAACGCCACCGAGCATGCAACCTACTAGCAGCGAACCGACCGCGTCTGGGATTGGCGAACCGGTGTAGGTGGATAGACCCATACAGGTGGCTGCTAGTGCTACACTTAATACCGCGGCGGCATCCTCCGTAAGTACTACATTGACGCACGGATCCTGCCCGCGGGCCACTAAAAcggcacaaaaaaatgaattacatACAGAAAACGTCTCAACTCATACTGTGTGATTTACCGTAATCTCTAAAGCTCATGCCTAGGGCTTTCGCACCACTCCGACAACTGTTGATCGCTACCAGCAGGGTGGCGCCTTCCGACACTAGCGAACCACCCAGAATGAAGAATGCCCAGAAGAAGTCATCGATCGGATGGGGATCGACCAAACCCATGATACCGTGGTAGAACGACAGGCCAGTTCCGACACAGAATATACCGACACCGGATATTAGCGATGACACGTACTTCATGTTGCTGTACCCGTACGGATGATCGGAATCGGCGATCTGGGTCGACTTGTGGATGCCGTACGCCAGAATAAGCTGATTGATCGTATCCGCAAGCGAGTGTATCGTTTCTGCAAACATGCTGTGCGAACCCGTGTACAACCAGGCTCCGAACTTGAACAGGCAGTTGGTCGCATTGCTACCGGGGAGACAACCGAAAGGGAAACATTTGATTAGGCACGACGGCAATGACTTCTTTAAACGAGCTGCTATTACATTGCAATCGCGGTCAGTACAACCTTGCCCGATTTCCCAAACAGTCCCGGTTCTGAATCGACCACATTTGTGCGGCTACCAATTTCTCGCCGATAGTCCCGCAATCTTCGCTTTACGGTAAATATGTCTGCAATAGAAGAAAGCGTAATCGTACCTAGTACCAAATTTTACGAAGATTCACATCCTTACGTACTCTGTTGGTGCATCTTTTTCTCGATTTCTCGCTTCAAACATTCCTTCAGAAGATTTTCCCGCGAACCCCACACCTCGATCGCCTTCGCCTCCACATCCTTCCGCCAATAGACCGTTATCGGTGGTTCCTGTTCGTACGGTGAGCGACGTTTTGTTTTAGCCAACGCTTCCAAATCGGATGGCTTTAGCAGAAAGTCGGACATGGCCCGTACCGGTGTGATAAAGTTGCGCTCCAGCGAAGAGCGCGAGAAATCCACCCGGATTCGTTTCTTCGCCAGCTGACGATTTTTTTCGGCCAGCTGCTCCTTCAGGTCGGCTTCCGCTCTGACGCGAGCATCCTCTTCGGCGAGGAGCGATTGTTTCGGCAAATCTTCTCTCTTGGCTGTAGCCGACGTTGTTGCTTCCTTTAATGTTGTATCTGTTTTTGGTTTCTCGATTATAATCTCCTGCAGCTTCGAGTCTGCCAGTGTTGTTTTCACCAACAGTTTTCCGTGCTTCGTGTCTATCTCTAGCCGCGATTCCTGCTCAATCGGTGGGCTTGCGTTCGCTTGCGCTTGTACCTTTTCCTTCAGCTTATCTTGTTCCTCCTTCGACTGGTTGACGATGCGTGACGAGGAGAAACTTCTTTGGTTGTATCGTTTATCGCAGCGCAACGCTTGCCCAGCTAGCAAGATATCTGTCCACGCGTGCGACCTTGGGCATCCGAGCGAAAGTTTCCCCATTGGTACCTGGTGCAGctacaaagaaaataaacggtggaaaaaacaTTGCATAAAAGATGTTCAAATAACTCGTAcgacaattgtttgtttatgatcgtccgatcgattgatcgatttAGTCACCTGACTCCGGTGGCATAGCAACAGCCATGCTGCTCGGTGAATCGTCATGTTGCGGTACAGTTTAGAAAACGCGTACAATAGGGCCACCTCCGATGAGGAGCGCCCTATGTCCCTAGCTTCGTTCGGAAAGGGGGTTTGGCCGGTGTCTGTCCTTTCGCTGACGTAAAAACTTTCCGATGGGGAATTGCGATGGATTGGATGTTGGTTGCGAAGGTGCCCTGTACACTATTAATTTTGTCGATATTTCGCAATCGATGTGGACATTTTTCGCGACTGTAGGCTGTTATGGCTCACTGTTATTTTTAcacttattattttttgccgAAAAGATCTGTTTTGTTGACAATTTGTATGCTTGACGTTTGTGGCGAGTGTTTGATTGGCCATGTACACACTAGAGGCAAATcggtaaaaaggtaaaatagagtcccaaacaaacatttgacatttcgaAAGTGCTAAGGGGCTGCGCACACgcaatgtgtgtttctttcaatcgctggtgtgttgtttgtttacatttggcATCGTGATCGTTACTGTGCAGGGAAGTGATGATTTTGTCCTcgctttggattttattctgttaattgttgtacagtgttttaattaatttatgtttcagcTAATTTTATGCGACCTGCCGTGTACCGTTGGCGGATTTTTGCAGAATGATGCAATGCAGGTGATCGTTTGGTGATATTTTCCGGGCCGGTGCAACTCCCGGTCGAATGATTGCTATCGGAGGATGCAGCAGTAGACGAAGTGTATGACAACAGTAGGCGCAACGGTACCAGCGCTAGCAGCTAAAATGATGCGCCAAAACTCCCGGAATATGTTTTCTACCGCTGGAAATTGCTACCGGATGTTTTCCACCAACGTTTGGATGCGGCAGCAGCGGCTACTGGCGACAGTTCGTCTGCTATCCGAGCAGACTGAGGCACATTCCCGTTGAATGTTTGTCGTCTGATTATGCAGCAGCATAATCCAGGAGAACTCCCTGCGCGAAGTTCACCGCCAGAGGTTACCGTTACAGAGCgattgaaagaaacacacattgcGTGTGCGCAGCCCCTTAGCACTTtcgaa
This region of Anopheles marshallii chromosome 2, idAnoMarsDA_429_01, whole genome shotgun sequence genomic DNA includes:
- the LOC128719851 gene encoding zinc transporter 9, which encodes MTIHRAAWLLLCHRSQLHQVPMGKLSLGCPRSHAWTDILLAGQALRCDKRYNQRSFSSSRIVNQSKEEQDKLKEKVQAQANASPPIEQESRLEIDTKHGKLLVKTTLADSKLQEIIIEKPKTDTTLKEATTSATAKREDLPKQSLLAEEDARVRAEADLKEQLAEKNRQLAKKRIRVDFSRSSLERNFITPVRAMSDFLLKPSDLEALAKTKRRSPYEQEPPITVYWRKDVEAKAIEVWGSRENLLKECLKREIEKKMHQQNIFTVKRRLRDYRREIGSRTNVVDSEPGLFGKSGKVVLTAIAINATNCLFKFGAWLYTGSHSMFAETIHSLADTINQLILAYGIHKSTQIADSDHPYGYSNMKYVSSLISGVGIFCVGTGLSFYHGIMGLVDPHPIDDFFWAFFILGGSLVSEGATLLVAINSCRSGAKALGMSFRDYVARGQDPCVNVVLTEDAAAVLSVALAATCMGLSTYTGSPIPDAVGSLLVGCMLGGVASFIIYTNVAALVGRSIRQENLDKINAELESDIMIRAIHDVKGIDMGNSLVRYKAEMDFDGRELTRVYLDKQDLNLLLEEVRTFQTIDELEAFLLKHGENIVDLMGGEIDRIEMKLRKKFPEIRHCDLEIL
- the LOC128719453 gene encoding arylsulfatase B-like, which translates into the protein MESTRTYGEMSCRGRFGVVLVCIHLLFAPQAVHATENIRPNIVFILADDLGWNDVGFHGSAQIPTPNLDALAYSGIILNRYYVNPICTPSRSALMTGKYPIHTGMQHTVLYGMEPRGLPLSEKLLPQYLKDLGYSNHIVGKWHLGHYQLRYTPLQRGFDSHTGFWTGHHHMNDHTAVEHGQWGLDMRRDYDVAYDLHGQYTTHVIGTESINIVQGHNKSEPLFLYVAHAAVHSANPYDFLPAPDETIAELGHIENYRRRKYAAMMVELDRTVGSLVDALQARDMLKNTIIVFSSDNGGPADGFNDNAASNWPLRGVKNTLWEGGVRGAGFIWSPLLRNVSRVSHQMVQVCDWLPTLYEAAGGNVSTLPTDLDGISVWHELDTGAPTRRIEILHNIDDVWGTAALTVGNWKLVKGSHYNRTWDGWYGPAGIRDEKSYSWDTVANSSAGRVMVELNLLPTRDRTTQLRREGTVSCGAGAHMANECNPLESACLFDVESDPCEYNNLADEQLHTLQSLLARLADYNSTAVPPSNMEDDPRGAPQHWNYTWHNFGDEPEPEVIVHENEEM